The following coding sequences are from one Musa acuminata AAA Group cultivar baxijiao chromosome BXJ1-6, Cavendish_Baxijiao_AAA, whole genome shotgun sequence window:
- the LOC135677115 gene encoding glycosyltransferase BC10-like isoform X1, giving the protein MRVPCLNLEQDRERTMIFSSPFVISFLLLVSVPVLFVLAPRILPPKTLPSIPDRDEMDDLALFRRTTLASSGAGGGGGIRRRTAAPPKIAFMFLTNSDLSFAPLWERFFRGHERLFNVYVHADPSSRLRLVPTPSFSGRFIPAKATQRASPTLISAARRLLAAALLDDPANAFFALLSQHCVPLHSFRFTYDAVLADSGAPPAAHGDAVLRHRYRSFIEILAGEPGLWDRYIARGDNAMLPEVSFDQFRVGSQFFILARRHATMVVRDRRLWKKFKMPCLKSREDSCYPEEHYFPTLLEMQDPEGCSHYTLTRVNWTDSVGGHPHAYRPLEISSDLIKELRRSNSTYSYLFARKFSPDCLDPLVELADSVIFRD; this is encoded by the coding sequence ATGAGGGTTCCGTGTCTGAATTTGGAGCAGGATCGAGAGCGGACGATGATTTTCTCGTCGCCGTTCGTGATCTCGTTCCTTCTGCTTGTCTCGGTGCCGGTGCTCTTCGTTTTGGCCCCGCGGATCCTGCCGCCGAAGACGCTGCCGAGCATTCCCGATCGCGACGAGATGGACGACCTCGCGCTCTTCCGCCGCACCACCCTCGCCTCCTCCGGCGCCGGCGGGGGCGGTGGGATCCGCCGACGCACCGCGGCGCCGCCCAAGATTGCGTTTATGTTCCTCACCAACTCCGACCTCTCGTTCGCGCCCCTTTGGGAGCGGTTCTTCCGCGGCCACGAGCGGCTGTTCAATGTGTATGTCCACGCCGATCCCTCCTCCCGCCTCCGGCTCGTACCGACGCCCTCCTTCAGCGGGCGATTCATCCCGGCTAAGGCCACGCAGCGAGCGTCCCCGACGCTCATCTCCGCGGCGCGCCGCCTCCTTGCCGCTGCGCTTCTTGACGACCCGGCTAACGCTTTCTTCGCCCTCCTCTCCCAACATTGCGTCCCCCTCCACTCCTTCCGCTTCACCTACGACGCCGTCCTTGCGGACTCCGGTGCTCCGCCGGCCGCCCATGGCGATGCGGTCCTCCGCCACCGATACCGAAGCTTCATCGAGATCCTCGCTGGCGAACCCGGGCTGTGGGATCGCTACATCGCTCGTGGCGACAATGCGATGCTTCCTGAAGTGTCGTTCGACCAGTTCCGGGTTGGATCTCAGTTTTTCATCCTTGCAAGGCGGCACGCCACGATGGTGGTCAGAGACCGCCGCCTCTGGAAGAAGTTCAAGATGCCATGCCTCAAATCCAGAGAGGATTCTTGCTACCCCGAGGAGCATTACTTTCCAACGCTCCTTGAGATGCAGGACCCCGAGGGGTGCTCTCACTATACCCTTACCAGAGTGAACTGGACTGATAGCGTCGGTGGCCATCCACACGCCTACCGCCCACTGGAGATCTCCAGTGATCTAATCAAGGAGTTGAGGAGGTCTAATTCGACGTATTCGTACCTCTTTGCACGGAAATTCTCGCCAGACTGTCTTGACCCCCTGGTTGAGCTCGCGGACAGCGTTATCTTTCGGGATTGA
- the LOC135677115 gene encoding glycosyltransferase BC10-like isoform X2, which yields MIFSSPFVISFLLLVSVPVLFVLAPRILPPKTLPSIPDRDEMDDLALFRRTTLASSGAGGGGGIRRRTAAPPKIAFMFLTNSDLSFAPLWERFFRGHERLFNVYVHADPSSRLRLVPTPSFSGRFIPAKATQRASPTLISAARRLLAAALLDDPANAFFALLSQHCVPLHSFRFTYDAVLADSGAPPAAHGDAVLRHRYRSFIEILAGEPGLWDRYIARGDNAMLPEVSFDQFRVGSQFFILARRHATMVVRDRRLWKKFKMPCLKSREDSCYPEEHYFPTLLEMQDPEGCSHYTLTRVNWTDSVGGHPHAYRPLEISSDLIKELRRSNSTYSYLFARKFSPDCLDPLVELADSVIFRD from the coding sequence ATGATTTTCTCGTCGCCGTTCGTGATCTCGTTCCTTCTGCTTGTCTCGGTGCCGGTGCTCTTCGTTTTGGCCCCGCGGATCCTGCCGCCGAAGACGCTGCCGAGCATTCCCGATCGCGACGAGATGGACGACCTCGCGCTCTTCCGCCGCACCACCCTCGCCTCCTCCGGCGCCGGCGGGGGCGGTGGGATCCGCCGACGCACCGCGGCGCCGCCCAAGATTGCGTTTATGTTCCTCACCAACTCCGACCTCTCGTTCGCGCCCCTTTGGGAGCGGTTCTTCCGCGGCCACGAGCGGCTGTTCAATGTGTATGTCCACGCCGATCCCTCCTCCCGCCTCCGGCTCGTACCGACGCCCTCCTTCAGCGGGCGATTCATCCCGGCTAAGGCCACGCAGCGAGCGTCCCCGACGCTCATCTCCGCGGCGCGCCGCCTCCTTGCCGCTGCGCTTCTTGACGACCCGGCTAACGCTTTCTTCGCCCTCCTCTCCCAACATTGCGTCCCCCTCCACTCCTTCCGCTTCACCTACGACGCCGTCCTTGCGGACTCCGGTGCTCCGCCGGCCGCCCATGGCGATGCGGTCCTCCGCCACCGATACCGAAGCTTCATCGAGATCCTCGCTGGCGAACCCGGGCTGTGGGATCGCTACATCGCTCGTGGCGACAATGCGATGCTTCCTGAAGTGTCGTTCGACCAGTTCCGGGTTGGATCTCAGTTTTTCATCCTTGCAAGGCGGCACGCCACGATGGTGGTCAGAGACCGCCGCCTCTGGAAGAAGTTCAAGATGCCATGCCTCAAATCCAGAGAGGATTCTTGCTACCCCGAGGAGCATTACTTTCCAACGCTCCTTGAGATGCAGGACCCCGAGGGGTGCTCTCACTATACCCTTACCAGAGTGAACTGGACTGATAGCGTCGGTGGCCATCCACACGCCTACCGCCCACTGGAGATCTCCAGTGATCTAATCAAGGAGTTGAGGAGGTCTAATTCGACGTATTCGTACCTCTTTGCACGGAAATTCTCGCCAGACTGTCTTGACCCCCTGGTTGAGCTCGCGGACAGCGTTATCTTTCGGGATTGA